A region of Halalkaliarchaeum desulfuricum DNA encodes the following proteins:
- a CDS encoding MarR family transcriptional regulator, with the protein MSVTEAVPAEEDNRDRWQDVRDLPPSAKLVAKVLDYNGTLTQSQLAEETLLPPRTVRYALSRLEEENVVESRFSFSDARKRLYSLQV; encoded by the coding sequence ATGAGCGTAACCGAAGCCGTCCCGGCGGAAGAGGACAATAGAGATCGGTGGCAGGACGTCCGCGATCTCCCCCCGAGCGCGAAACTCGTCGCAAAAGTACTCGACTACAACGGCACTCTCACGCAGAGTCAACTGGCCGAAGAGACGCTGTTGCCGCCCCGTACGGTGCGGTACGCCCTCTCCCGGCTCGAGGAGGAGAACGTCGTCGAGTCCCGATTTTCCTTTTCGGACGCGCGCAAACGTCTATACTCACTTCAAGTGTGA
- the psmB gene encoding archaeal proteasome endopeptidase complex subunit beta — translation MRNPTSETGALDLGVDESSVFGPELGEFSDSERRAAEMAEDKELKTGTTTVGLRTDDGVVLATDMRASMGRMVSSKDVQKVEQIHPTAALTIAGGVSAAQSLISTLRAETNLYEARRGKHMSMQALSTLTGNLLRTGGFLIVQPILGGVDEEGPHVYSIDPLGSIIEEEYTVTGSGSQFALGVLEQEYDDALSLDEAKHVAAKAIKSALERDTATGNGINVAIVTEDGVEVSRHKDIDELLED, via the coding sequence ATGCGAAATCCGACCAGCGAGACAGGAGCGTTGGACCTCGGCGTCGACGAGTCGTCCGTCTTCGGCCCGGAGCTCGGTGAGTTCTCCGACTCCGAACGGCGGGCGGCCGAGATGGCCGAAGACAAGGAACTGAAGACGGGGACGACGACAGTCGGCCTGCGAACCGACGACGGAGTCGTCCTCGCGACGGACATGCGCGCGAGCATGGGACGGATGGTCTCCTCGAAGGACGTCCAGAAGGTCGAGCAGATCCATCCCACCGCCGCCTTGACGATCGCCGGCGGCGTCTCCGCCGCACAGTCGCTGATCTCTACCCTCCGCGCCGAGACGAACCTCTACGAGGCCCGCCGCGGAAAGCACATGTCGATGCAGGCGCTGTCGACACTCACCGGGAACCTGCTCCGGACCGGCGGGTTCCTCATCGTCCAGCCGATCCTGGGCGGCGTCGACGAGGAGGGCCCTCACGTCTACAGCATCGATCCGCTCGGATCGATCATCGAGGAGGAGTACACCGTAACTGGCTCCGGCAGCCAGTTCGCGCTGGGCGTTCTCGAACAGGAGTACGACGACGCGTTGTCCCTCGATGAGGCGAAACACGTGGCCGCAAAGGCGATCAAAAGCGCCCTCGAACGCGACACCGCCACCGGTAACGGCATCAACGTCGCCATCGTCACCGAAGACGGCGTCGAGGTATCCCGGCACAAGGACATCGACGAACTACTCGAAGACTGA
- a CDS encoding DUF362 domain-containing protein, translating into MEFPDRSEIVDLIDPISHPSFVRVNYEPSTISLEDPLAATRAELATLPLGDLETGATIAIGVGSRGIHKIDDIVAETVSFLDDRGFESVLVPAMGSHGGATAAGQREVLEALEITEERVGAPIDARMEGEQIGTVDVGGSETAVHIAVAALEADAVMVINRVKPHTNFTGRIESGLCKMLAVGLGKQAGARIFHSTAIEQGYVPTIESMVERIRESVPLLGGLAIVENFHEETGHVEAIPADCLEEREEELLELAREEMATLPFEDLDLLVVDEVGKEISGAGMDTNVIGRYRVLNAPDPASPDISLIYARSLTEGTKGNGNGIGLADVTRQAAIEQLDLQKTYANALTSGSLAKSKLPIVAPDDELALRIALNALGRYDSETVRVAWIENTTHLNEFRVSEALLEDLPADAVIREHERLAFGNGTATFESVE; encoded by the coding sequence ATGGAATTTCCCGATCGTTCCGAGATCGTCGATCTCATCGATCCCATATCTCATCCATCGTTCGTCAGGGTCAACTACGAACCGTCCACGATCAGCCTCGAGGACCCGCTCGCAGCGACGCGAGCGGAACTGGCGACCCTCCCGCTCGGCGACCTCGAGACTGGCGCAACGATCGCCATCGGCGTCGGCAGCAGGGGGATCCACAAAATCGACGACATCGTCGCCGAGACAGTCTCATTTCTCGACGATCGGGGATTCGAATCGGTCCTCGTTCCGGCTATGGGCAGCCACGGAGGCGCAACGGCTGCGGGCCAGCGCGAGGTACTCGAGGCGCTCGAAATCACGGAAGAACGCGTGGGAGCACCGATTGATGCGCGGATGGAGGGCGAACAGATCGGTACCGTTGATGTCGGCGGGTCGGAGACGGCAGTACATATCGCCGTCGCTGCCCTCGAAGCAGACGCGGTGATGGTGATCAACCGAGTGAAGCCACATACGAACTTCACCGGTCGAATCGAGAGCGGACTCTGCAAAATGCTCGCGGTCGGCCTCGGCAAACAGGCCGGGGCACGGATCTTTCATTCGACGGCCATCGAGCAGGGGTACGTCCCGACGATCGAATCGATGGTCGAAAGAATCCGCGAATCGGTACCGCTGCTTGGCGGACTCGCGATTGTCGAGAACTTCCACGAGGAAACGGGCCACGTCGAAGCGATCCCCGCGGATTGCCTCGAGGAGCGCGAGGAGGAACTGCTCGAATTGGCCCGCGAGGAAATGGCGACGTTGCCGTTCGAAGATCTCGACCTCCTCGTGGTCGACGAAGTCGGTAAAGAGATCTCCGGGGCGGGGATGGACACGAACGTGATCGGCCGTTACCGCGTCCTCAACGCGCCCGACCCAGCATCGCCAGACATCTCCCTGATATACGCCCGCAGCCTGACCGAAGGGACGAAAGGCAACGGAAACGGAATCGGGCTGGCCGACGTCACCCGACAGGCGGCGATCGAACAACTCGACCTGCAGAAAACCTACGCGAACGCGCTGACGAGCGGTTCTCTCGCAAAGTCGAAACTCCCTATCGTCGCGCCGGATGACGAACTGGCCCTGCGGATCGCGCTCAATGCACTCGGCAGGTACGACTCCGAGACGGTCCGGGTGGCCTGGATCGAGAACACGACCCATCTCAATGAGTTCCGCGTCTCCGAAGCGCTGCTCGAGGACCTGCCGGCCGACGCCGTCATCCGCGAGCACGAACGTCTCGCCTTCGGAAACGGGACCGCGACGTTCGAATCGGTCGAGTGA
- a CDS encoding CaiB/BaiF CoA transferase family protein: protein MTGTPPLDDITVIDCTQMLSGPFATQLLADLGADVIKVERPGQGDITRNVGPEIGDSGISAYFASLNRGKRSVELDLSTGEGAAALESLAETADVLVENYRPGTMAGWGLGYDDLRSVNEDLIYCSITGFLNGPHRDLPAFDMVVQALAGSMSITGQPDGPPARPGIPIGDICAGTYAVVGITTALYSGGGRRVEVPMFEGLVSWLTERAARTFVTDEPYPRLGTVHPTLAPYRAFETADGWFAVAIGSEGTWRELCDAIARPDLMTDDRFETNDDRVANRDALAAELEGIFERKTAAEWFELFRDHGLPGAPVRNTIEVFEDDHLRASGTLADLEIDGVDLPFPVCPIEFSGATKRSGHGQPRLGEHTDSVLSEVLPIETVTALLQQGE from the coding sequence ATGACTGGAACACCACCCCTCGACGACATCACCGTAATTGACTGCACCCAGATGCTCTCCGGGCCGTTCGCGACGCAGTTGCTCGCTGACCTCGGCGCGGACGTGATCAAAGTCGAACGGCCGGGCCAGGGAGACATCACGCGAAACGTCGGACCCGAGATCGGCGATTCTGGGATCAGCGCCTACTTCGCGTCGCTGAACAGGGGTAAACGTAGCGTCGAACTGGACCTGTCCACTGGAGAGGGTGCCGCTGCACTCGAGTCGCTGGCAGAGACGGCCGACGTTCTCGTCGAGAACTACCGCCCCGGGACGATGGCCGGCTGGGGTCTCGGATACGATGACCTCCGATCGGTCAACGAGGATCTCATTTACTGTTCGATCACGGGCTTTCTCAACGGACCGCACCGGGACCTCCCGGCGTTCGACATGGTCGTCCAGGCACTCGCCGGCAGCATGAGCATCACTGGCCAGCCTGATGGACCACCGGCGCGGCCGGGGATCCCGATCGGGGACATCTGCGCCGGGACTTACGCCGTCGTTGGGATCACGACTGCGCTGTACTCAGGCGGCGGTCGTCGCGTCGAGGTCCCGATGTTCGAGGGGCTCGTTTCCTGGCTCACCGAGCGTGCGGCTCGGACGTTCGTGACCGACGAACCGTACCCCCGACTGGGGACGGTCCACCCGACACTGGCCCCATACCGCGCATTCGAAACAGCGGACGGCTGGTTCGCGGTCGCGATCGGCAGTGAGGGTACCTGGCGGGAACTCTGTGACGCGATCGCCCGTCCCGACCTGATGACTGACGATCGCTTCGAGACGAACGACGACCGCGTCGCAAACCGAGACGCTCTCGCTGCGGAACTCGAGGGGATCTTCGAACGGAAAACGGCCGCGGAGTGGTTCGAACTGTTCCGCGATCATGGGCTTCCCGGCGCGCCGGTGAGGAACACGATCGAAGTGTTCGAGGACGACCACCTCCGGGCGAGTGGGACGCTTGCGGATCTCGAAATCGACGGCGTCGACCTTCCGTTTCCGGTCTGCCCGATCGAATTCTCCGGCGCGACGAAGCGGTCGGGTCACGGACAGCCACGGCTCGGCGAGCACACGGATTCCGTCCTCTCTGAAGTACTGCCTATAGAGACCGTGACGGCACTCCTCCAGCAAGGCGAGTGA
- a CDS encoding Rrf2 family transcriptional regulator, with protein MADIELTTSQKTILSALVNLYGESEDAVKGEEIAEEVDRNPGTIRNQMQSLKALQLVEGVPGPKGGYKPTATAYDALEIQRMDEPASVPLQHNGETVENANVEEINLSSVHHPELCRAEVHLQGSIREFHEGDSVRVGPTPLSKLVIEGTIDGKDDTANVLVLRIDDMRAPVADPVR; from the coding sequence ATGGCAGACATCGAACTCACAACCAGCCAGAAAACTATTCTCTCGGCACTCGTGAACCTCTATGGGGAATCGGAAGACGCCGTCAAGGGGGAGGAGATCGCCGAAGAAGTCGACAGGAACCCGGGCACGATTCGCAACCAGATGCAGAGCCTCAAAGCCCTCCAGCTCGTGGAGGGAGTCCCGGGGCCGAAAGGCGGGTACAAGCCGACCGCGACCGCCTACGACGCGCTGGAGATCCAGCGAATGGACGAACCCGCCTCGGTACCGCTGCAACACAACGGGGAGACGGTCGAAAACGCAAACGTCGAGGAGATCAACCTCTCTTCTGTCCACCATCCGGAGCTGTGCCGTGCCGAGGTCCACCTCCAGGGATCGATCCGTGAGTTCCACGAGGGCGACTCGGTGAGAGTCGGACCGACGCCGCTTTCGAAACTCGTCATCGAGGGGACCATCGACGGAAAAGACGACACCGCGAACGTGCTCGTCCTGCGGATCGACGACATGCGGGCCCCCGTGGCAGACCCAGTTCGCTGA
- a CDS encoding IclR family transcriptional regulator — translation MADESGTGTGIGATKTTFAIVKTLHELQYARLTELAERVGIANSTAHSHLETLQELDYVIKKDGTYRLGLKFLGDGVRARQNYQDLTEVSRPVLEQLIEHTDEAVNLLVEECGYAVYLDRLTGDRGVPTNSWMGQRKKLHTLAGGKAILAHLPDETVDEIVETRGLAPVTDRTITTRDRLQEELESVIDDGVAFNDCESHDSIRAVASPVILEGEVQGSVSIAGPAKRLTGTYYRREIPDLLLGAVNEIELKLSNR, via the coding sequence ATGGCCGACGAATCGGGTACAGGAACGGGGATCGGGGCGACGAAGACGACGTTCGCCATCGTCAAAACTCTCCACGAACTCCAGTACGCGCGACTGACAGAACTCGCCGAACGCGTCGGAATCGCGAACAGTACCGCACACAGCCACCTCGAAACGTTACAGGAACTGGATTACGTGATCAAAAAGGACGGGACGTACCGATTGGGGCTGAAGTTTCTCGGTGACGGGGTCCGTGCCAGACAGAACTACCAGGACCTCACGGAGGTTTCCCGACCGGTGCTCGAACAGTTGATCGAGCACACAGACGAAGCGGTGAATCTGCTCGTCGAAGAGTGTGGGTACGCAGTGTATCTGGATCGACTGACCGGCGATCGTGGCGTTCCGACCAACTCCTGGATGGGTCAACGAAAGAAGCTCCACACCCTCGCCGGGGGGAAGGCCATACTGGCCCACCTCCCCGACGAAACAGTCGACGAAATCGTCGAAACTCGCGGGCTCGCCCCGGTTACCGATCGGACGATAACGACCCGGGACCGGTTGCAGGAGGAACTCGAATCGGTCATCGACGACGGGGTCGCCTTCAACGACTGCGAGTCTCACGACAGCATCCGCGCCGTTGCTTCCCCGGTCATCCTCGAGGGAGAGGTCCAGGGCTCGGTTTCCATAGCAGGTCCCGCAAAACGACTGACTGGCACGTACTACCGGCGTGAAATACCGGACCTGTTGCTGGGCGCGGTCAACGAAATCGAGCTGAAACTATCCAACCGCTGA
- a CDS encoding mandelate racemase/muconate lactonizing enzyme family protein: MKDFSNQITNRTERREVKITDIRTCVVEGNFEWNLIEIETDAGVIGIGEAYRGGGIPELVEYTKRFLIGENPLDVQRLYRRIIQEMSGHGGTTGKVVTAASGIEIALWDVAGKILDVPVYQLLGGKFRDEVRIYCDCHAGEAYAVEDGYTEYADADAYSPAAYANEARRVVDMGFTALKFDLDLEMDNDPDPFNGRLSNAAIEHKRQIVGAVRDEIGDEVDLAFDCHWDYTVESAKRLGTELEPYDLMWLEDLIPPENIDAQIEVSKATRTPVATGENRFRVHELSKLIYEHGVDIVTPDPTTVGGLGETMRIADRAEENYIPISPHNVCTPVGTMACVHLGAAIPNFDVLEYHALDVEWWDDLLARDEPVIQDGYVEVPEAPGIGVELDRDVVAEHALEGTTTF; this comes from the coding sequence ATGAAAGATTTCTCCAACCAGATAACGAACCGAACTGAGCGACGCGAGGTCAAGATCACGGACATCCGGACCTGCGTCGTCGAGGGAAATTTCGAGTGGAACCTGATCGAAATCGAGACCGACGCGGGCGTCATCGGTATCGGCGAAGCCTACCGTGGTGGCGGAATTCCCGAACTGGTCGAATACACGAAACGATTCCTTATCGGCGAAAATCCCCTCGACGTCCAGCGACTCTACCGGCGAATCATCCAGGAGATGTCAGGTCACGGCGGCACGACCGGAAAGGTCGTCACAGCGGCCTCCGGAATCGAAATCGCGCTGTGGGATGTGGCGGGCAAGATACTGGACGTGCCCGTCTACCAGCTATTGGGAGGAAAATTTCGCGACGAGGTCCGTATTTACTGTGATTGTCATGCCGGCGAAGCCTACGCCGTCGAGGACGGCTACACCGAGTACGCCGACGCCGACGCCTACTCGCCGGCGGCATACGCCAACGAGGCCCGTCGCGTCGTCGACATGGGCTTTACCGCGCTCAAGTTCGACCTCGACCTCGAGATGGACAACGACCCGGACCCGTTCAACGGTCGGCTCTCGAACGCGGCCATCGAGCACAAACGGCAGATCGTCGGGGCCGTCCGCGACGAGATCGGCGACGAGGTTGACCTTGCCTTCGACTGTCACTGGGACTACACCGTCGAGAGCGCGAAACGCCTCGGCACAGAACTGGAGCCCTACGACCTGATGTGGCTGGAGGACCTGATCCCGCCGGAGAACATCGACGCGCAGATCGAGGTATCGAAGGCGACCAGAACCCCCGTCGCGACCGGCGAGAACCGGTTTCGCGTCCACGAACTCTCGAAGCTGATCTACGAGCACGGGGTCGATATCGTGACGCCGGACCCGACCACCGTCGGCGGCCTCGGCGAGACGATGCGGATCGCCGATCGCGCCGAGGAGAACTACATTCCGATTTCTCCGCACAACGTCTGCACCCCTGTCGGAACGATGGCCTGCGTGCACCTTGGCGCCGCCATACCCAACTTCGACGTCCTGGAATACCACGCCTTGGACGTCGAGTGGTGGGACGATCTACTCGCTCGCGACGAACCAGTCATCCAGGACGGGTACGTCGAGGTACCGGAAGCGCCGGGGATCGGCGTCGAACTCGATCGCGACGTCGTCGCGGAACATGCGCTCGAGGGGACCACGACGTTCTAA
- a CDS encoding NAD(P)/FAD-dependent oxidoreductase, protein MGAQVVVVGSGYAGAGTVTAFEDAIRDGEAELTWISDREYHLVLHEVHRVIRDPDVASKITIPVSEIKSDATDFLHGRVTGIDTDERTVSLSDGREVAYDYLLVGIGSTTAFYGIDGLEEHSVTLNGLEDAQRIHSEVTEAGKNATRSEPARVVVGGAGLSGIQTAGEIATYRDDKQLPIEVTLVEGLDEVFPGKDPAVQEALRNRLEALDIEIRTGKFVSEVDEGTLTLDGQSEDADGEPIPYDVLVWTGGITGQEEMADVNVEKDDRSRRVYAESDFRTSDDRVFAIGDAALVDQGDREFAPPTAQAAWQAAEVAGENLARVVRGEPLQTWTHTDKGTVVSVGEKAVAHDVQGVPVSTFGGLPAKVLKKAIAARWIYTVASAKRSVDAWPDM, encoded by the coding sequence ATGGGTGCCCAGGTAGTGGTCGTCGGTTCCGGATACGCCGGTGCCGGGACCGTAACGGCCTTCGAGGATGCCATTCGCGACGGCGAAGCCGAACTGACCTGGATCTCGGACCGCGAGTATCACCTCGTGTTACACGAGGTCCACCGCGTCATCCGCGATCCCGATGTCGCGTCGAAGATCACCATCCCGGTGTCGGAGATCAAGTCCGACGCCACCGATTTCCTGCACGGCCGCGTCACCGGGATCGACACCGACGAGCGGACCGTCTCGCTTTCGGACGGTCGCGAGGTCGCGTACGATTACCTGCTCGTCGGGATCGGCTCCACGACGGCGTTTTACGGAATCGACGGCCTCGAGGAACACTCAGTCACCTTGAATGGGCTCGAGGACGCCCAGCGGATCCACAGCGAGGTGACTGAGGCAGGAAAGAACGCAACGCGCTCGGAGCCTGCCAGGGTAGTCGTCGGCGGTGCGGGCCTTTCGGGGATACAGACGGCCGGTGAGATCGCGACCTACCGCGACGACAAGCAGCTCCCGATCGAGGTCACCCTCGTGGAGGGGCTCGACGAGGTGTTCCCCGGAAAGGATCCGGCAGTCCAGGAGGCGCTCCGGAACCGTCTCGAAGCGCTCGACATCGAGATCCGTACGGGGAAGTTCGTCTCCGAGGTCGACGAGGGCACGCTTACGCTCGATGGGCAAAGCGAGGACGCTGACGGCGAACCTATCCCGTACGACGTGCTCGTGTGGACCGGCGGGATAACCGGCCAGGAAGAGATGGCCGACGTGAACGTCGAGAAGGACGATCGATCCCGGCGGGTGTACGCCGAGTCGGATTTCCGCACCAGCGACGACCGGGTGTTCGCGATCGGGGACGCGGCACTGGTCGACCAGGGCGACCGAGAGTTTGCCCCGCCGACGGCACAGGCGGCCTGGCAGGCAGCCGAGGTCGCCGGGGAGAACCTCGCGCGTGTCGTCCGTGGCGAACCCCTGCAAACATGGACACACACTGACAAAGGGACCGTCGTTTCCGTCGGCGAGAAGGCGGTCGCTCACGACGTTCAGGGTGTCCCGGTGTCGACGTTCGGCGGCCTTCCGGCGAAAGTGTTGAAAAAGGCAATCGCCGCCAGGTGGATCTACACCGTCGCCTCGGCGAAGCGGAGCGTGGACGCCTGGCCGGACATGTAG
- a CDS encoding universal stress protein: MYDTILVPIDGSDESYSAAEEAVELVAADGVLHALFVIEELPMYRRSGKAGKFDEGDPERHDRAEAAIERASTLADEAGIDCETAILEGVPSREIVDYAESIDADAIVLGKRGLSAAASDMLGSTTERVIRSADTTVVSVPC; the protein is encoded by the coding sequence ATGTACGACACCATCCTCGTTCCGATCGACGGTAGCGACGAGTCGTATAGCGCAGCGGAGGAGGCCGTCGAACTCGTGGCTGCCGACGGTGTTCTCCACGCGCTATTCGTCATCGAGGAGTTGCCGATGTACAGGCGCTCGGGCAAGGCCGGAAAGTTCGACGAGGGGGATCCGGAACGACACGACCGTGCCGAAGCGGCGATCGAGCGGGCATCGACCCTGGCGGACGAAGCGGGAATCGACTGCGAGACCGCCATTCTCGAGGGAGTTCCCTCACGGGAGATCGTCGACTACGCCGAATCGATCGACGCAGACGCGATCGTGCTCGGCAAACGTGGGTTGAGTGCTGCCGCGTCCGACATGCTGGGAAGTACGACCGAACGGGTGATCAGATCCGCGGACACGACCGTCGTTTCCGTACCTTGCTGA
- a CDS encoding universal stress protein, translating into MTQQILVPMDESPVAEKALQYAIDTHPDAEITVLYVIHLEPLPGKGSVITFEEPMLEGAYGHAEQLFEQAGEIASEAGYEGELETETAEGKPSQEIIEYAEDHDFDAIVMGSHGRDGTARILLGSVAETVVRRAPVPVTVVR; encoded by the coding sequence ATGACACAGCAGATCCTCGTTCCGATGGACGAATCGCCGGTGGCGGAGAAAGCACTGCAGTACGCGATCGACACCCACCCCGACGCGGAGATCACAGTCTTGTACGTGATCCACCTCGAACCGCTCCCGGGCAAGGGGTCGGTGATCACGTTCGAGGAGCCGATGCTGGAGGGGGCGTACGGCCACGCCGAACAGCTGTTCGAACAGGCTGGCGAGATCGCGAGCGAAGCCGGCTACGAGGGCGAACTGGAGACCGAGACCGCCGAAGGCAAGCCGTCCCAGGAGATCATCGAGTACGCGGAGGACCACGACTTCGACGCGATCGTCATGGGAAGCCACGGTCGCGACGGCACCGCCAGGATCCTTCTCGGCAGCGTCGCCGAAACGGTGGTCCGGCGTGCACCGGTCCCGGTAACAGTCGTCCGGTGA
- a CDS encoding acyl-CoA dehydrogenase family protein produces MLDYVSLEADLDQEERMIRDTAREFVDEHVKPDIGDNFEEGTFPTELIPKMGELGFYAPNLEGYGSPNVSETAYGLLMQELEAGDSGFRSMVSVQGALVMYPIHAYGSEEQKTEWLPKLGQGEAVGCFGLTEPEHGSNPSAMNTSAERDGNDYVLNGSKTWITNSPISDVAIVWARDRSVDDQPVRGFLVETDRDGVTTNKITDKISLRASITGEIGLNDVIVPEENVLPGVTGMKGPLSCLTQARYGIAWGAVGAARDCFEQARQYALDRDQFGGPIARFQLQQEKLAEMATQITLGQLLVYRLADLKERGDLRPQHVSMAKRNNVRMARDQARVAREIIGGNGITTDYSPMRHMANMETVYTYEGTHDIHTLILGEDLTGIPAYQ; encoded by the coding sequence ATGTTAGACTATGTCTCTCTAGAGGCGGACCTCGACCAGGAGGAGCGAATGATCCGGGACACCGCCCGGGAGTTCGTCGACGAACACGTCAAACCAGACATCGGCGACAACTTCGAGGAGGGGACGTTTCCGACGGAACTGATCCCGAAGATGGGTGAATTGGGATTCTACGCCCCGAACCTCGAGGGATACGGCTCGCCGAACGTCTCCGAGACGGCCTACGGGCTCTTGATGCAGGAACTGGAAGCGGGCGACTCGGGCTTTCGCTCGATGGTGTCCGTCCAGGGTGCGCTCGTGATGTACCCGATCCACGCGTACGGGAGTGAGGAGCAGAAAACGGAGTGGCTCCCGAAACTCGGCCAGGGAGAGGCCGTCGGTTGCTTCGGCCTAACCGAACCGGAACACGGCTCGAACCCCTCCGCGATGAACACCTCCGCCGAGCGTGACGGCAACGACTACGTTCTCAACGGATCGAAAACCTGGATCACTAACTCGCCGATATCGGACGTGGCGATCGTCTGGGCCCGCGACCGCTCAGTCGACGATCAGCCGGTCCGGGGCTTTCTCGTCGAGACAGATCGCGACGGGGTCACCACCAACAAGATCACCGACAAGATCTCCCTCCGGGCGTCGATCACAGGTGAGATCGGCCTCAACGACGTCATCGTCCCCGAGGAGAACGTTCTCCCGGGTGTAACAGGGATGAAAGGTCCACTGTCCTGCCTGACGCAGGCCCGCTATGGCATCGCCTGGGGGGCCGTCGGGGCGGCGAGGGATTGTTTCGAACAAGCCCGCCAGTACGCGCTCGATCGGGACCAGTTCGGCGGTCCGATCGCCCGGTTCCAACTCCAGCAGGAGAAACTCGCGGAGATGGCCACCCAGATTACGCTCGGGCAGTTGCTGGTCTACCGGCTGGCCGATCTCAAGGAACGCGGTGACCTCCGTCCCCAACACGTCTCGATGGCAAAACGCAACAACGTCCGGATGGCCCGCGACCAGGCCCGCGTCGCCCGGGAGATCATCGGGGGCAACGGTATCACTACCGACTACTCCCCAATGCGTCACATGGCCAATATGGAGACAGTCTACACGTACGAGGGAACCCACGACATCCACACGCTGATCCTCGGTGAAGACCTCACCGGAATCCCGGCCTACCAGTAG
- the pan1 gene encoding proteasome-activating nucleotidase Pan1, translating into MSDTVEDVDLPYDEDVSSEQEKISALRERLEVLESQNEEMRDQLLDANAENNKYQQKLERLTHENKKLKQSPLFVATVQEIADEGVVIKQHGNNQEALTEVTEEMREELEPDSRVAVNNSLSIVKRLDNETDVRARVMQVEHSPDVTYADIGGLEEQMQEVRETVEMPLDRPEMFEQVGIQPPSGVLLYGPPGTGKTMLAKAVANQTDATFIKMAGSELVHKFIGEGAKLVRDLFEVARENEPAVLFIDEIDAIASKRTDSKTSGDAEVQRTMMQLLSEMDGFEDRGEVRIIAATNRFDMLDEAILRPGRFDRLIEIPKPDEEGREVIFQIHTRKMNVDVDVDFAELADLTGEASGADIKAMCTEAGMFAIRDDRTEVYMQDFLDAYEKISQTGDDDPDEALAFA; encoded by the coding sequence ATGAGCGATACGGTTGAGGACGTAGATCTCCCGTACGACGAAGACGTTTCGTCCGAACAGGAGAAGATATCGGCGCTTCGTGAACGGCTCGAGGTCCTCGAGTCACAAAACGAGGAGATGCGGGATCAACTCCTCGACGCGAACGCGGAGAACAACAAATATCAGCAGAAACTCGAGCGGCTGACCCACGAGAACAAGAAGCTCAAGCAGTCGCCGCTGTTCGTCGCGACGGTCCAGGAGATCGCCGACGAGGGCGTCGTCATCAAACAGCACGGCAACAACCAGGAGGCGCTCACCGAGGTCACCGAGGAGATGCGCGAGGAACTCGAGCCGGACTCGCGCGTCGCGGTCAACAACTCGCTTTCGATCGTCAAGCGGCTGGACAACGAAACCGACGTCCGGGCACGCGTGATGCAGGTCGAACACAGCCCCGACGTCACCTACGCCGACATCGGCGGCCTCGAAGAGCAGATGCAGGAGGTCCGCGAAACCGTCGAGATGCCGCTGGATCGCCCGGAGATGTTCGAACAGGTCGGAATCCAGCCGCCATCGGGCGTCCTGCTGTACGGCCCGCCCGGGACGGGCAAAACGATGCTCGCGAAGGCGGTCGCGAACCAGACGGACGCGACGTTCATCAAGATGGCCGGCTCCGAGCTCGTCCACAAGTTCATCGGCGAGGGCGCGAAGCTCGTTCGCGACCTGTTCGAGGTGGCGAGGGAAAACGAGCCGGCTGTGCTTTTCATCGACGAGATCGACGCGATCGCCTCGAAGCGGACGGACTCGAAGACCTCCGGCGACGCGGAGGTCCAGCGGACGATGATGCAACTGCTCTCGGAGATGGACGGCTTCGAGGACCGTGGGGAGGTGCGGATCATCGCCGCCACCAACCGCTTCGACATGCTCGACGAGGCGATCCTGCGGCCCGGTCGGTTCGATCGGCTCATCGAGATCCCCAAGCCCGACGAGGAGGGACGCGAAGTCATCTTCCAGATCCACACCCGGAAGATGAACGTCGACGTCGACGTCGACTTCGCCGAGCTCGCCGATCTCACCGGGGAGGCCTCCGGGGCGGACATCAAGGCGATGTGCACGGAGGCGGGGATGTTCGCGATCCGCGACGACCGGACCGAAGTCTACATGCAGGACTTCCTCGACGCCTACGAGAAGATCTCACAGACCGGCGACGACGATCCCGACGAGGCGCTGGCGTTCGCCTAA